A stretch of DNA from Maridesulfovibrio sp.:
AGATCGCTTTTGAGGCTACCAGTGTGAAGATGAAAAAGGCCGTGAGTACGCAAAGAGCGACCAGCATGGACATGCCGAAATAGACACACCACGCGGTCAGGAGCGCCCCGGAGAGAATGAGCCCCCAGAAAGAGAAGCGCAGAGACATCCATTCCGCTTCCCCTTGAGTGGACTGCGCCCCGAAGGCCTCGCGCACGGTCTGGACCAGATGCTGCCGCGCCAGCCAGACAATGAAGCAGAAAAAGACCAGATACGCTCCGATCATCTGTGTTTCTTCCGGTCTGGTCAGGGTCGGTCCGAAGGTTATTCCGAGTGCCGAAGCCGGAATGTTCAGCCCGGCAACGTTCAGGATTCCGTAGAAAAGTCCTCCGAGCAGGAAGAAGAACCAGAAGCTGAAGGAAATCTGGCGGGAGGCCAGAAAAGCGAATCCGACAAAGGCCGGATAGAAGTATATTTTCAGTTTGTAGAAACCTGAAAACAGGCCGGTTTTTGCAAAATACTGCCCGGCCAGAATAAGGGTCGGAACTTCCGGAACCGAAGGAATATAGAAGTGCAGACCGTTCAGCAGGTGCAGGCAGATGCAGAATATCAATCCGGACAGGAAAAACTTGTTGGTAAGAAATGCTCCGTAAAGCCCTTGATCAAGGGCTTCTTCCATGAATCTCGGCAACTGCAGCAGGGGGAAGTTAATGCGTTCGTTTTCCACCCATTGACGGCTGAATATGTTGGTCAGGCAGAGCATCATGAAGTAGCAGAGCAGGATGAATATTCCCCACCACATAAGCGGAGTGATCCACGCCGACCACGGGATAGCGCTGAAAACATCCAGGTTGTCCATGAAGGGACCGCCCTTGATGCCGTTGTAAAGCTCTTCCACGGCCTTGGGGTCGGTCGGATGGAGTTGTGCCGGGATAATCGGCTGCAGAATTTCTTTCCACCTGTTGCCGATGGTGGCGAAATGGAACGGTGCTGTGAGGTTGATGAAGAATGTTCTGGCAAGCCCGGTGTAGGATATTCCGGAGACAATTACGGTCAGAATCCACACCGTCATGAGGTCCAGGCCGGTCATGAGCGGGCGGCTGCGCAATATTTTACGGTGCAGAGCCGAAAATGCGGTCAGCCAGGCCAGAATAAAGAACGGTGCCAGCGGAAAATGTCCTCCGGCCAGCGGTGTGGCATTCAGGTAAGCGTTGTTGAAGGGCGTAACGGCGCAGATTATCAGCCCGAAGAATATGCCCAGCACAATTGCCCGTTTGCGTATTTTACCTTGCATTTGAAAATCCCTTATTTACAGGTCCGCAAGAGTTTTCTTTGTATTAAGCCCCGTGAATCCGAAGGCCATCATTTCCGGTATCTTGTCGCGGAAGGACTGCTGTTTTTCCGGATCAAGCGAGCGCCAGATGAGGAACTGCTTCCTGATGGCGTTGATGAAATCCTTGTTCAACCGTTTCCAGGCCCCGACTTCACCGGATTCTCTGGTGATTATCAGGACGGTCTCCAGAAATTGCGGATGGACCTTTGCCGGCCTGAATCGTAATTCAACCTGCTGTTTGACACCGAAATCGAAAGGTGCCAGCCAGACCCGGACGTTGAACCGAAAACAGGTGATGTGATCCGGGCATCCGTCCAGCAGGTCGCAGGAGGACTTGGGAAGCGGTTCCTTGCCGAAGTTCACTTCTATTTCGGAAGTGGAGAACAGCCCGTGCGAGACGTCCGTATGGGCTTCGAGATATTCCAGCAGGAAACCTCCGGCATCCTTCTGTTCTTCATGCTTGAGCAGGAAGGGCAGGGTGGCTTCGATTGAATTCGTTTCGGTTTCCGGCATTTTCCACGATCTGTTGACATCGGGGATGGCTATGTTTGCAGCAACCTTCGAGGGGTAGATAACCGAGATAAGTGTTACGGCTATGACCAGGATCATTGCCGCCACACCGGCCATGGATGAGTAGTTGGCGGTCATTCCGGCCCAGAGGGGAGTTCCGGCAAGCAGCCCGGAAGCGGTCTGGGCGATCAGGTATCCCACCACTACGCTGATCACCGCAAAGGCTATGGCCTCGGCTATGAAAAGGAAGGAAACGTGTGTCGGGGCCATACCGATGGAGGTATAGACCGCAATTTCCTTTTTGCGTTCATAGACACTGGTTATCATGGTGTTGAGCACAATAAGCGCGGAAATGATCAGCGGTATGATTATGTTGGGCACTCCGGAGTAGTTCATGCTGTCGGATGCCTGGCAGATGTATGTTCCGCTGTTGTCGCAGCTGAATATGGGCAGTCCGTAACGGTCCACCAGCCTGTTGACCGTGGACTGCGGAAATGTGCCTTTTACGGGGCCGATTGCCACGGCCTTGAGGCGTCCGCCCATGGACATGAGTGTGTCGTAGGGGATGATCGCGGTCACTTCTCCGGGAATGTGTGTGTAGCGTCCCTGGAAGGTATCAATATCCTCACCGGACTCAATGGCCTCCGCCTCCACTTCGCTGAGTTCCTGCGCCGCTGCGGAGGGAAAGATGACCGGCGTCATAGGTTCCCCGTCCAGATCCTGATGTTCGGTGAATTTATCGCCGTCAAAGATTCCGCTCAGTTTGAAATTGCAGCCCCAGACCTGAACGGTATCACCGGCCTTGGCGCCGAGCCTTTCTGCTGTTTTCCGCGAAAGCAGAATCTGGGCTTCAACACCGGGCACAAGCCAGCTCCCGTCGACCATGATTTTGTCTATGCCGCTTACGGCCGGTTCTCTGCTGCTAAGCCCCACCAGCCCCTTGATTTCTTCATGCCTGCCTCCATAACTTACCGGAGTGACGGCAGGGGTGGTCTTATCATCCAGTTCCATCCATGCGCGAGGGACGACAATGCCGCTTTCATCGAAGTCGTTGGTGACGATTCCGAAGGTCTCTCGCGGCAGGTCCTTCCAGCCCAGATTTTTCATGAACAGGCCGAAATACGGCTTGCTTTCGCTGAAAAGAACGTAAGTGTGTTCACGCAGGGACTTCACTGCCGTGAAACTCATGATGGTGAAGGTCAGAATGATCAGGGTCAGGCAGGTCAGGAATGTCCTGATTTTTCTGCGCCGCAGGTTGCTTACCCCGATAACGAAAGCGGAGGTGAAGGCCTTCCACTTGCTTATCTCGGAAGTCTGGGTCCTGTGGGCTCGCTGCTGCAGCAGGATCATTTCCTTTTCAAAGCGGAAGAAAATGATCAGCGAAACCATGACCGAAAGTCCGAGAATGAAGAAGGCCAGGATTACGACCATGGGGCTGTAGGTCAGCTGGAAGGCCGGGTGCACGGAGTAGATGACCGCGATAACGGCTGAAAGTATGGCCAGAAATCCGATGATGCGTTTGTGAATGTCCGCAAAGGAGAAGAGCACCCTCTCCATGCAGTAGGCGAATGGAATGAACAGGGCTATGTAGAACAGAACGCCGACAAGGACGTCCTTCTGGGTCTGATCCACATCAAGGTAGACGCGGGAGGCCAGTGCCCAGGCCTTGCGCGAGTCCTTCATGAAATCATCGTAACGCCTTTCCTTCCATGCCGTTCTGGCATTTTCCAGCGCCGTTGTACCCATTTTTTCCAGATCGCGGATGCGTGTGTTCACGATTCCGTGGGATTCCAGATTGCTGATGCGGGGCTTGAGCAGGTTCCACATATCCGCTGCCGCACGGTGGTCGGTGCAGGGGATTATGGGCCAGTCGTCAAGGGCATAGCCGTTACCGGCAGGATTGCCCGGCTTGGAATGGATCAGAATCATCTTGCGGTTCAGCACCGTATCCGAAAGGGTCATCTTAAGTGGAACATTGGGCTCCAGAAAGACGCTTGCTATGGTGGAAGACCTTGTGTCTATGCGGCTGTACCAGAAATGCATGGGGGCCGCATCGCGCGTTCCGTCCAGAACCTCGACCTTGGTCATGTAGCGGAATGTCCTCGGTGTTAGCAGGTCGAACAGTGTTGTCTGGCGGCAGCCGAACATGACCAGCTTGGTTTCCATGTCCAGCCTGTGCATTTTGACCCGGTAGGCGTTTTTGCCGGTCTGTTTTTTATCAATGGCCCAGATGATCCGCCCGTCATCGTTGTATTTGTATCCTTCGATGATTAGTTTGTGTTGGACCAGTTTTTTGGATGCCACGCCGCTGAACTGGAAATCTCCCTCGGAGTCGGCCATGGCGTAGAATCTGGTCATGCCCTGAAAGCCCATAAATATGGTTCCGGGTGCGGGCTGGTCAGCAAAAAGTTCTCCCTGACGGATGAATCTGGCCTTTCCGCTGAGGATGGAATAACCCTTGCGCGGTTTTTTGGTGGTCAGTTCTCCGGGGGTTTCGGAAATTTTTCTGATCAGTCCTTCGATCAGTTCGGCCTGTTTTCCGACACCGGTCCAGTTTATTTTATCAACCGTGTCGAACGGGGTGCCCCAGTATGCCCGGCCGTCGTTGACCGTGGCAAACGTGAAAGCCAGATCACCGGCCATGGTTGCGATCTCGCTGCTGAACTGGGGACGGTCAAGCAGCCATGTCTGCCAGGGACGGGTTCTGTCCGGGCGCAGGGTATCACGGTACATGCCTTCCGTTCCGGTTGTTTTTTCAACCTCCGGAACCGCGTCCCCCAGGATGTTGTTTATGATAGAGAAGGTGCGAGACAGGTTTACCCTCGGGCGCAGCGCATAGAACCAGCCTTCGCCGAATGCGCCGACTCCTTCTCCGTGGCTGGAAAGATAGAGCGAAACAGTGCAGACCATCTCTTTGGAACGGACTACCTTGCGCAGCTCGCGCGCACTTCGGATGGCTTCAAGCTGCTGTTTGATATCGTGCTTTACTTTATAAACCCTGTCCCGGACATGGGGGAAAAGGTCTTTGACCGCAGCCAGCTCTTCGGACGGAAGGGTGGAATAATCTGTCTTCCATGAAATACGGCGGAGCAGCTTGCGCTTTGCATCAAGGCTTTCGATGTCCTGCGGGTTTGCATCTTCCTGCATGCGCAACTGCATCAGCTGCTTGCTTATGATGTCAACTTCGTCTTTGATCTGGTTTTTTAGGGCGGTATAGAGCAGTTCGTACAGTTCCGGATTCTCCACAGCCATTTCCGTGGCCAGCGGGTTGTCCATTTCAAGACCGTCCAGCACCATTGCTGCGTTGTCTTTCTTTTTACGCAGTTCGGCTTTTGCTTTTTTCAGGGTCTTGCTCTTGCCGGATACAGCTTCAACAAATTCGCGCATGCCGCGCAGCGACTGACCATGGCCGGTGGTTGCGAGCAGAAGTACCGATCTTTTGGGCGGATTGGCGGCAAGTTTTTTGCCTATTTCAATAAGGGAAGCCACGGAAAGAGCTTCGTCCGCGCCCGGTCCCTTACCAATAATGAAGGTTGAAGTGTCGTAGAACGCTTCTATTACAACCAACTGTTCCGCCATATCCGGATCACTGCCTTCAATGAGGCAGTAGACATTTTCCGATTCTGTTCTTTCCCACCTGCTTTCGGAGTGGACGAATCCTGAATCCGCAAGCAGTTTTTGAGAGCCGTCGGCAATCAGTCCCAGATCTTCGCGGGCACTGGCTTCTGTCATGTAGTAGCGCGGAAAATCAAGCGGGGATAACTCCAGCTTTTCGTTGAAGAAACCTTTGGCGGTAATCCCTTTGTCAACATAGATAAGCGCTGCCGCGCCCAGACTGGCCGCATTGAGCCAGTTTTTGCCGGAATCAAGGTCCATGAGCACAATGGCGTTTTTAACCGGCAGTCCGTTGAAATCGTCCAGATCTCCTTTGCCTACATATATTACCGGTCCCTTGACTCCGGCACGGGGTGTGGCCGGAGGCGTGATGGCATTGAATTTGGCAGCTTTGATGGAAGCCTTACGACCGTTGCCCAATGTGAAGGTCACGTCTCCGGAAACCATGGCCGGAGCCAGAAACAGATGTTTACCGGTCTTGAATCTGCCTAGTTCCTTGAATCTTTTTTCAATATAGTCCGCAGCCTTCAAGCTGCCTTTCGAGCCGAAGGAGCGGTCTCCGATTGAGGATAGGTCGGTGATGGTCTGGCGGTAAGCATCCGTGGAGAAGGCTGCTTCAGCCCGGACCGAAAGCAGCAGCACCGCGAAAACGGTCAGCAGTGCAGCGAGCGATCGTAAAACAGGTCTTTTAATCTCTGCCGGCATGGACATCTTGTGCAAGCCTCCGGGATCAGGCCATACGGATGCAGCCCACATCAATATTGAGCTGTTCGCGGTCTTCGATTTTCTTGATCATGCCGTCCTCGATCCAGACAACCCGGTCGGAGGCGTTGAGCATCTTGTAGTCATGCGTGGCTGTGATGATGGTTACTCCGCGTTCCTTGCTGAGATCGTTCATGAGCTTGATGATTTCTTCGCCGGTGGAGAGGTCCAGGTTACCGGTGGGTTCGTCCGCGAGAATGATGGCCGGGTCGTTGGCCAGAGATCTGGCTATGGCGACCCTCTGCTGCTGACCTCCGGAAAGTTCCTGCGGTTTGTGGTTGTATCTCTTGTTGAGCCCGACCAGATCAAGCAGTTCTATTCCCTTGGCCACGGCAGCATCATTGTGCACCCCGGCGAAAATCATGGGCAGGGTGATGTTTTCCAGTGCGGTCATTACCTGTATCAGGTTGAAGGTCTGAAAAATATAGCCGATCTTCCTGTTTCTGAGCCATGCGAGTTCAAAGGCGTCAAGCTGGGCGATATCCACTTCGTCAATGTAGACTTTTCCTTCCGAAGGCTTGTCGAGTCCTCCGATCATGTTGAACAGGGTGGATTTCCCTGAACCCGAAGGGCCCATGATGGACAGGTATTCCCCGGCGTAGATTTCCAGATCAACTCCTTTGAGAGCCTGGACATCGGTATTGCCGAGTTTGAAATTTTTTTTGACTCCGGAAACCCGGACGATTGTGTGCTGATCGGCCATATCGTTCGCCTTTGTAATTTCTTTTGGTTGGAGGAAATTTATTCTTCGACCCGCATGGCTTCAATCGGGCGCATGCGCGCGGCGATGAAGGCGGGATAGATGACTCCGAGCAGACTCAGACCGAACCCGACACCGACGGAATAGGCCATGGACAGTCCAGTTTCGCCTACAGGCAGCATAGTCAGGGCGCTGAAACCGAATCTGAGCATGCCGATGAGCAGGGCTATGACAGTGCCCAGCAGCGCCCCCAGAATGGAACCGGCCACTCCCTGCATGGAAGCTTCAAGCACGAAAAGGCGCAGCACGAAACTGTCCAGAGCCCCGAGGCATTTCATGGTGCCTATTTCCCTGAATCGTTCAGTCACGGCCATCAACTGGGCATTTATGATTCCGACAGTGCATACCAGCAGTGAAAGGATGACGATCCAGCGTTCCTTGGCACTTCCCCCGGCCTCGTATCCGCTCCTTTCAAGCTCTTTTACCAATCCGGGGTCACCGGAGTGGTACAGTCCGCTGGAAATATCCGAACCGACCAGAATATAGGCGAGAAAGGAAACCGCCAGAATCAGGCTGGTTACTGTTACCATGTTGCGCAGAAAACGCGACTTCAGACTTTTCAGACTGATTTCCAGCGACTTGTCGAACGGAAGCACCACCTGGGCCTCAATATCCATCGGCGAGTCCGGATCTTGGAATGGGATTCTCTTTTGCGACATAATATTTTCGTCGGTCAGCACCCGGAACAGTATCTGTTCCTGTATTAATGAATAAGTTCAGACCCCGGTTCATACAGGGCCTTCTGCTACTGTAACATTTTTGTTCAGTCCTGCTCTGTTACTGGGGCCGCGATTTTGGTTTTCACGACAGTATGTATATTAGATAGCTAAAATGTACTGAAATGCAAAGAGAAAATGTGCTTGGTCAGTTACGGAACGATGAAATATTTTCATCGGGAGTGGGGATACTAATCCTGTGGGCGGAAGTTTTCGGTCTGTGCAGCATGGGCAAGTCCGGGAGCTGCATTTGTGGGTCAGGATAACATTTCTCTGATATCTCTGATATGGAGCTCGGGAGTTTTTTTAATTTTTATAAGCAGGTAGTCTAGAAAGGCCAGTGCTGTCCTGTTCATTCTCTGGTGGTGCAGCATAAATCCGGCGTAATCGGTGCTGACCGCCTGTTTTATCTGTCTCTGCAGCTCGCTGATGCCCGCGGCCGGGGTTTTGGCCTTTACTGTGTGCAGGTCTATGTTGATAGGCAGGTCCGGAAGATTGTCCAGCGGGCAGGGAGAAACGTTGATGGATCTGGATATGGCAACAAAGCCGAGTTCCGCCAGACTGTTCATTGTTTCGCTGCTGCAGCGGTTCCAGGGAGGAGTGAAGAAAGGGCAGAAGTTCTCGCCGAGCAGACGGCCCAGCTTTTCTCTGCCTCTGCTGAGTTCCGCGGTAACTCTGCTTTGATTTCTGGAAGGTCCGAATTCGAATTTCTTTCCCTGTTTTTCACAATTTATGTGTCTGTATCCATGCTGGTGAAGGCACCACAGGCTCATATCTTTTCCTAGTACGCGGAAAAGCTCATTCATGCGCTGTTCGTTGACCCAGGCCGGAACAACAGCCAGAGACAGTGGCGCTTCGTGCTTTTTGAACACTTCGATCATTTCGGAAAACTGTCTGCCGGGATAGCCTATGTCATCGGCGCGAAAGAAAACATCGCAGCCGCCGGCAGGAACAGCTGTTTCCAGCTCTTTCCACCAGGTGTCGAAAGCTTCAATCAGTAAAGGAAGCGGGGTCTTCCATATGGACGCGACTGGTCTGTACGACATTAATTGTTTCCGGCTTTTCTTATGATCTCTGCAGAGTTGCCTGCGCCGTTAAGGTCTATACCATGATCAGGTGAAGTTCGATTACGAATCAGCAGGTTGTTTATAATATCTTCCATTCGGGAGATGGCAAGGTCTTCCTGTTTCAGGATATCCAGACGTATATGCCGGGAAATCTTTTCGGCGCGCATTGTCTGTTCGCGGTTGAAGGAAAAAGGGTACACCGCAGCCGGAATTCCGGAAGCAAGTATGTCCATGCAGGTGTTGTATCCGGCCATGGACACCATGGCATCACCGGCCATGAGCAGGTTGGTGAAGTCCGGGGCAAAGCGCTTGATCTTTATTCGGGTATTTTTTTCTGCCCTGTTACAGAGATTTTCGTATGCATCACTGTCCAGAAAAGGTCCGGTGAGCATCAGCAGCCTTGCATGCTGCGATTTTATGCTTGAAAAACCGTCAAGCACTGCGCTCATGAGTTCTCCACCGACCTTTCCGCCGCCTGCACTGGCGATGAGCAGCTTGTCTTCCCCGGTAAGTCCCATTTTGTCGCGAATTTCGCGTCGCGCTCCCTTTAATGGTTTGCGGGCGGCAAATCCGGTATAACGGCAGGGAATTTCTATCTTTTCCATATTGCCGAATGTTTCTTCAAGCGAGGCGATGGCGGGGTCGGAATGGATAAGGAGCATGTCAAAATATTTATTCAGGTATTTGATGACCCGTGCTTCGTGTTTGCCTCCGTCATCTCGTTCGACAAGGATATCCCGCAGAGAGCAGACCACCTTGACGTGGCCGAATCTGTCTTCCTTTATTGCATCTAATAGCGGGATAAGCTCAAAGCGGAAAGCCTTGCGTCCGAAGGGGAACAGTTCGATGAGAAAAACATCCGGACGTTCCTTTTCAAATATTCTGAAGAGTGTTTCCGTGCGTTCGGCCTTTACCTCTTCCAGATCCCGGTCCGGTTCGGTGGGCATGAGCGCCCCGAAATGTTCGTCCATGGCCAGCCCCGGCAACTGGCAGTATTTTATATTTGAAGGGATTTCCTGATCCGGACGTTCGCCTCCGGCTACGAAGATGACCTTTTCTCGTTCAAGTGCACGGGCTATTTCCAGGCTGCGAAAAAAATGTCCCATCCCTAAGACATGCTGGCAATAATGGACGATTTTCACTTTTGTTCCTGTTTAGGTGTTCCAGTTTTTAAAATTCCTGGATCAGACTTTGCGCTGAATATTCTGGGACCGCATCCCTGGCTGGCAATGCCTGTTGCGAGCCGTTGAAGATATTAAAATAATACAATGAAAGCGCAACTGTAAACCGGAACCTGATTATAATGTCTCATTCAGCCTGTCAATCGAGAGGGTTCCGTCCCATTTCAACCAGTGCAGCCTCCGCCGCTTGATGAGCTTCGGCTTGTCTGCCTTGAAGTCGTGGTTTGCCAGCTTGTAGATGATGGTCTTCATTATCCCTTCGTGTACCACGACAAGTACACGCGGTTCCTTTTTGTCCACCATGCGGGCAATTTCTACGGCACCTTCCTGCAGAGAACTGATTCCTCTGCTTGATGCCTCCATGCGGCTTTCGCCTTCGTCCGGGCGGAACTTCCATCCTTTTGCTATTTCCGCATCCAGCCTTCCGGGGAAGCGGGCATGCAGTTCGTCTGTCGTCAGCCCTGACCATGAACCCCAATCCTGTTCCCGCAGCCCCTTTAAGCGCAGGGCAGGCAGTTTCAGTCCTTCAGTTATGATGTCTGCTGTTTCAATAGCCCTGCCGAGGTCGCTGGTAATGACTGCGTCAAAGGAGGACGGATCAATTGTCTGCCTCCATCCGGCCGCAAGCTCGCGGCCATAGGCCGTCAGAGGAGAATCCATATGCCCCTGAATCCTGTTCTGTTCATTCCATTCGGTTACAGAATGCCTGATGATCGCTAGGCTGACTGTCTTCATTCCGGCCTCCGGTTATATGAGTTTCAGCAGTTGCTTTTCTACCTGTGCAAGGTTGGACCTGAGGTCAAATATACGTTTGATTCGTTTGGGAGCCGCTTTTTTCATGCGTTCCCGCAACTCCGTGTTGCGGACGATTTCCGTTATGTTCTCTGCCAGAGCCTGAATGTCTCCCTGAGGTGAGAGCAGACCTGTCTCCATGTGAGCTACAGCTTCGCTTGGGCCTCGCGTAGAGTAGGCCACCACCGGAAGACCTGCGCACTGCGCCTCAAGATAAACCATTCCAAGGGCTTCGTTTATTCCCGGAAACGCAAAGACATCCGCCGCACTGTAATAGCGGAACAGTTCTTTTCTGGGGATGCTTCCGAGAAAAACGATTTTTTCTCCGGCGACTTTCTCAGCCAGTTTTTCCAGCCGTGCCCGGGCTTCCCCTTCTCCAGCTATCAGCAGGCGCATATCCGGGGTATCTCCGGCAGCTGTTCCGAAAGCTTGTATAAGATCGGTTATGCTTTCGGCTTTTACATCTTCACGCAGCATTGCAACTGATATGAGGGTGGTCGTTTTGCCCAGTCCCAACTGGCTGCGGACATCCTTCCTGCTGTGCGGGCAGAAAGAAAAATCGTCCGTATTTATGCCGGGGTAAGTCCTTGATAGTTTTTCAGGTATTATAATTCTGGATAAATTGCAAAAATCTATTTCTTTGTTGGCGAATACATGGGCCGAGTATAGGAGGGCCTTCTTGTTTGCCATGTAGCCTGGCCATGTCCTGAAATTTCGTCTGTACTTGGTGGCGAAAACACCCTGGTATATTACGTAGGGAATGCCGAGCCGCTGAGATATTTCCGGCCCGTATAGGTCTGGGGATTTGTGGTAACTGTGGTAGGTTATCCATAGGTCCGGACGGAATTTTTCCATCCTTTCCAGTATCCTTCCATATTCAAAAAATACGGAAGGCCATCTTCCGGGGGATTCTATTATTTTCCAAAGGCGTTCGCGGCTGGCGATTTCTACCCGGTGTCCGCTGTCGATCAGGAAATCGCGCAATCCCCGTGCGATCATGAGATCGCCGGAAGGGACAGGATGATCCACGGGTTTATGTGGTGCAAAAAACGCTATCCGCATTGAATAAAGCCATGGTTAAATTTTCCGGAGCGGATGCGGATCGGCCGGTTTTTGCCCGGCCTGCATCGCAGATCAACCGGCCTTTATGCCGTAGAGTTCGTAGACATCGGCCAGTTTGTTGATCCAGTATTTGTTGTCGAAAATTTCGTGTACCCGTTCTTTCGCAGCCGGAATTACCGCCTGCCGCAGTTCCTGATCGGTGAGCATTTTTTCCATGGCTTCTGCCATTGAAGCATGATCTCCCGGTTCTACAAGCAGCCCGGTTTTGCCGTTTTCAATGAGTTCCGGTATGCCGGAAACCGTAGTTGCCACCACCGGTACGGACATGGCCATGGATTCCGCCAGAACGTTGGGAATGCCGTCGCGATCACCGTTTGAAGCTATTTCGCATCCAAGGGCGAACAGATCGGCCTTGCGGTAAAGCTCAAGCACTTCTTCGTGAGTTTTGGTACCGAGCCATGTGCATCGGTTTTCAATGCCAAGCTCCTTGAGCATGTTCAGGGTCTGTTCCCGTTCATCCCCGTCACCCACTATTTTATAGGAAAACTCAACGCCTTTTTCATCCAGTTCTTTGAGCGCCCTGAAGACCGTGGGCAATCCTTTTTTGGCAGTAAAGCGCGCAACGGTGAAAATTTCGTAAGGGCTGCCGCAGACCGGTTGCTTCCCGGAGCTGAACAGGTCAAGGTCAATGCCGTGGTAAACCTTGTGGATCGGTTTTCCTTCCGGGGCTATGGATTGCAGGTAGTTGCAGTTGTACCCCGTGCAGGTAACCGCGAATTTGGCCTCGGAGATTTTGGCGGTAATCTTTTCCGGCTTCTGGGTGTAGATGTCCTTGGCGTGGGCGGTGAAGCTGAACGGCAGCCCGGACAGCCTGCTCGCATTTCTGGCAACGGAGCAGGGGGAATGGGCGAAATGAGCGTGAAAGTGAAAAATATCCGAGCCGGGAAGTATCTTTTCTACAATGAATTCAGCCTGCAGCATGTGTTTGAATGACGCTTCGCTGCCCGTATCCGCATATGTTTTCCAGATGCTGTCAATACGTTTGGTGAATTCCGCGTCCTGACCGTAGCGGGGATCTCTGAGTCCGGCATCGAATTCCGGTGAACCGAATAATTGCTCCAGGCAGCCTTCCAGAGTTGAAGGAAGGTAGGATACTGCGGCCTTTATTTCCGAAATTGACTTGTGGGCGAAGTTTTCCCTCGGGCGGCGCATGGAAATGATGTGTATCTTAACACCGCGTTGTTCCAGCAGTCTGATTTCATTTGAGATGAATGTTTCGGAAATTCGGGGATACCCCTTGAGAATCATCGCAAGGACAGGTTGTTTCATTGTATTCATGTTGTTTATCTGCAATTTTTTTTGAAGTAGTCAACGCGCTGATGCATAACATCCAGACCGGTGAATTTGAAATTCTGTATCGCGTCCCTGATTTTTTCGGAATTGTTGAGCAGGGTGTCCACCTTCTCCATTATGGAGTCCGGGCCGAGTTCATGCCAGGGCAGGAAGTCTGCCAGATTCTGTTTTTTAAGTACCTGCGCCCGGATAGTCTGTTCAAGTCTGGGCGTTTCGCGGGGAATGATAAGGGCCACTTTCTTATGGGAAAGGATTTCGCAGAAGGTGTTGTAGCCTCCCATGCAGACCACAAGATCCGCGTTGCTGAACAGTTTCTCCATTCTTCTGTAAAAATGGTAGAAAGTCACGGACAGGTCTTTGGCTCTGGCGGACAGGTCATGACGCTGTTCCTTGGACATGAAGGGGCCGGTGACCATTATGGTTCGGAAA
This window harbors:
- a CDS encoding FtsX-like permease family protein, translated to MSQKRIPFQDPDSPMDIEAQVVLPFDKSLEISLKSLKSRFLRNMVTVTSLILAVSFLAYILVGSDISSGLYHSGDPGLVKELERSGYEAGGSAKERWIVILSLLVCTVGIINAQLMAVTERFREIGTMKCLGALDSFVLRLFVLEASMQGVAGSILGALLGTVIALLIGMLRFGFSALTMLPVGETGLSMAYSVGVGFGLSLLGVIYPAFIAARMRPIEAMRVEE
- a CDS encoding glycosyltransferase family 4 protein, which translates into the protein MRIAFFAPHKPVDHPVPSGDLMIARGLRDFLIDSGHRVEIASRERLWKIIESPGRWPSVFFEYGRILERMEKFRPDLWITYHSYHKSPDLYGPEISQRLGIPYVIYQGVFATKYRRNFRTWPGYMANKKALLYSAHVFANKEIDFCNLSRIIIPEKLSRTYPGINTDDFSFCPHSRKDVRSQLGLGKTTTLISVAMLREDVKAESITDLIQAFGTAAGDTPDMRLLIAGEGEARARLEKLAEKVAGEKIVFLGSIPRKELFRYYSAADVFAFPGINEALGMVYLEAQCAGLPVVAYSTRGPSEAVAHMETGLLSPQGDIQALAENITEIVRNTELRERMKKAAPKRIKRIFDLRSNLAQVEKQLLKLI
- a CDS encoding polysaccharide deacetylase family protein, which translates into the protein MSYRPVASIWKTPLPLLIEAFDTWWKELETAVPAGGCDVFFRADDIGYPGRQFSEMIEVFKKHEAPLSLAVVPAWVNEQRMNELFRVLGKDMSLWCLHQHGYRHINCEKQGKKFEFGPSRNQSRVTAELSRGREKLGRLLGENFCPFFTPPWNRCSSETMNSLAELGFVAISRSINVSPCPLDNLPDLPINIDLHTVKAKTPAAGISELQRQIKQAVSTDYAGFMLHHQRMNRTALAFLDYLLIKIKKTPELHIRDIREMLS
- a CDS encoding histidine phosphatase family protein — encoded protein: MKTVSLAIIRHSVTEWNEQNRIQGHMDSPLTAYGRELAAGWRQTIDPSSFDAVITSDLGRAIETADIITEGLKLPALRLKGLREQDWGSWSGLTTDELHARFPGRLDAEIAKGWKFRPDEGESRMEASSRGISSLQEGAVEIARMVDKKEPRVLVVVHEGIMKTIIYKLANHDFKADKPKLIKRRRLHWLKWDGTLSIDRLNETL
- a CDS encoding glycosyltransferase family 4 protein — encoded protein: MNTMKQPVLAMILKGYPRISETFISNEIRLLEQRGVKIHIISMRRPRENFAHKSISEIKAAVSYLPSTLEGCLEQLFGSPEFDAGLRDPRYGQDAEFTKRIDSIWKTYADTGSEASFKHMLQAEFIVEKILPGSDIFHFHAHFAHSPCSVARNASRLSGLPFSFTAHAKDIYTQKPEKITAKISEAKFAVTCTGYNCNYLQSIAPEGKPIHKVYHGIDLDLFSSGKQPVCGSPYEIFTVARFTAKKGLPTVFRALKELDEKGVEFSYKIVGDGDEREQTLNMLKELGIENRCTWLGTKTHEEVLELYRKADLFALGCEIASNGDRDGIPNVLAESMAMSVPVVATTVSGIPELIENGKTGLLVEPGDHASMAEAMEKMLTDQELRQAVIPAAKERVHEIFDNKYWINKLADVYELYGIKAG
- a CDS encoding glycosyltransferase, which translates into the protein MGHFFRSLEIARALEREKVIFVAGGERPDQEIPSNIKYCQLPGLAMDEHFGALMPTEPDRDLEEVKAERTETLFRIFEKERPDVFLIELFPFGRKAFRFELIPLLDAIKEDRFGHVKVVCSLRDILVERDDGGKHEARVIKYLNKYFDMLLIHSDPAIASLEETFGNMEKIEIPCRYTGFAARKPLKGARREIRDKMGLTGEDKLLIASAGGGKVGGELMSAVLDGFSSIKSQHARLLMLTGPFLDSDAYENLCNRAEKNTRIKIKRFAPDFTNLLMAGDAMVSMAGYNTCMDILASGIPAAVYPFSFNREQTMRAEKISRHIRLDILKQEDLAISRMEDIINNLLIRNRTSPDHGIDLNGAGNSAEIIRKAGNN
- a CDS encoding ABC transporter ATP-binding protein, with protein sequence MADQHTIVRVSGVKKNFKLGNTDVQALKGVDLEIYAGEYLSIMGPSGSGKSTLFNMIGGLDKPSEGKVYIDEVDIAQLDAFELAWLRNRKIGYIFQTFNLIQVMTALENITLPMIFAGVHNDAAVAKGIELLDLVGLNKRYNHKPQELSGGQQQRVAIARSLANDPAIILADEPTGNLDLSTGEEIIKLMNDLSKERGVTIITATHDYKMLNASDRVVWIEDGMIKKIEDREQLNIDVGCIRMA